A stretch of the Bacteroidales bacterium genome encodes the following:
- a CDS encoding AraC family transcriptional regulator — translation MNQLTINKVKGLLRLSIPTEICFESGYRNIANFNRQFKEITGLSPREYRKAYG, via the coding sequence ATGAATCAATTGACAATCAATAAGGTAAAAGGCCTACTCAGGCTAAGTATTCCTACAGAGATTTGTTTTGAAAGCGGGTACAGGAATATAGCCAATTTCAACCGACAATTCAAGGAAATTACGGGGTTAAGCCCCCGGGAATACAGGAAAGCGTATGGTTAA
- a CDS encoding YfiR family protein, whose product MKKLLLLFIVLFATGSGIQAQSGIAEAKAKFIYNFTKFFEWSQSGQSGDFVIGVLGSNDIYQELEDFTEGKKVITRDIKVERFRAAENVSDCHILFVSSVHSKQLIGLNKRLSSNTLLVSDSETGIKRGAALNFVLEDDRLKYEFAASHAKDKGLKFSSRIKDMASKNY is encoded by the coding sequence ATGAAAAAGCTACTACTACTATTTATTGTACTGTTTGCTACTGGCTCAGGTATTCAGGCACAATCAGGAATTGCAGAAGCCAAAGCGAAGTTCATTTACAACTTCACCAAATTCTTTGAATGGTCACAATCTGGTCAAAGTGGAGATTTTGTAATTGGTGTGCTGGGGTCGAACGACATTTACCAGGAACTGGAAGACTTTACTGAGGGTAAAAAAGTCATTACCAGAGATATTAAGGTTGAGCGATTCAGGGCAGCCGAAAATGTCAGTGATTGTCATATTCTTTTTGTTTCAAGTGTCCACAGTAAACAACTGATTGGTTTGAACAAAAGATTGAGTTCCAATACACTGCTGGTCAGTGATAGTGAAACAGGCATAAAGCGGGGAGCTGCTTTGAATTTTGTTCTTGAGGACGATCGGTTGAAATATGAGTTTGCGGCTTCTCATGCCAAAGATAAGGGATTAAAGTTCAGCTCCCGCATCAAGGATATGGCTTCAAAGAATTATTAA